A single genomic interval of Fibrobacter sp. UWB13 harbors:
- a CDS encoding GGDEF domain-containing protein, producing MLLRNGKKILRLLIAVLAAVVVVLFVVSFNGMCRHGSCNNVIALNDGWSISFGGIHLPPMEHVSDFRVPSNIQPGDTIIYERDMRNDSIPLPTTLRFHAYHVAVAVYVDSVCYYRYGFERFKEGKLVGSGIHLVNMPEFLDDHVIRVVTIVTEKAAAKSVAQIELLRSNSMTDYFSQNSDSITIGIFLMFFGMIAFITGCCAVGFDRAYYRLVLIGLFAGLMGLWTLNYAKGIQIVSTNYALDTTLEYVSLYLAAIPFGLLIINMRAGKISTWKLNVLKVIVGFGALFFLVTTILHVTDIAHYPTFLLIYHSYIFVSFLFMVFFKVLYDRGAGMQEKILASGTVVFVLFGIADLFRYNVQNLFGMEKSFLDATCLPVGTLLFILFLMVGYLVYMYEELMDKTEKEVLRQIAYRDALTGIYNRAKCDHIFEVLNRDDSDYAIVSIDVNGLKYVNDHFGHSTGDKLLCAFADVFKNAFNGIGTTIRMGGDEFVAIVRAEHLSDLNTALKTMVLLEKEAKLPIELNVAYGYSVRRRGDAVTAMDVYRMADANMYAMKLASKQQRMA from the coding sequence ATGTTGTTGAGGAATGGAAAGAAAATACTTAGACTTCTCATTGCAGTGCTTGCCGCTGTAGTGGTTGTTCTATTTGTTGTCAGTTTTAATGGCATGTGCCGTCATGGTTCGTGCAACAATGTCATCGCTCTTAACGATGGCTGGTCCATTTCTTTTGGCGGCATTCATCTTCCGCCGATGGAACATGTCTCCGATTTCCGAGTTCCCTCAAATATTCAGCCCGGCGATACGATTATCTACGAGCGCGACATGCGGAACGATTCAATTCCCTTGCCGACAACGCTTCGATTCCATGCGTATCACGTTGCAGTAGCTGTCTATGTTGACAGTGTTTGCTATTACCGTTATGGTTTTGAACGCTTTAAAGAGGGAAAACTGGTCGGTAGCGGCATCCACCTTGTAAATATGCCGGAATTTCTTGACGACCATGTCATTCGCGTGGTGACGATTGTGACCGAAAAAGCGGCCGCAAAATCTGTGGCGCAGATTGAACTTTTGCGTTCAAATAGCATGACTGACTATTTTTCGCAAAATTCTGATTCCATTACCATTGGCATATTCCTAATGTTTTTCGGGATGATTGCCTTTATTACAGGCTGCTGTGCCGTCGGCTTTGACAGGGCTTATTACCGCCTTGTTCTGATTGGCTTGTTTGCTGGTTTGATGGGACTTTGGACGCTGAATTACGCGAAGGGTATCCAGATTGTTTCCACGAACTATGCACTGGATACGACGTTGGAATACGTTTCGCTTTACCTTGCAGCAATCCCGTTTGGTCTTTTGATTATCAATATGCGTGCGGGCAAGATTTCGACCTGGAAGTTGAACGTGCTGAAAGTCATTGTCGGCTTTGGTGCGCTGTTCTTCTTGGTGACGACGATTTTGCATGTGACCGATATTGCGCATTACCCGACGTTCTTGCTCATTTACCATAGCTATATCTTTGTTTCGTTCCTGTTCATGGTGTTCTTCAAGGTCCTTTATGACCGCGGTGCCGGAATGCAAGAGAAAATTCTTGCGTCGGGAACGGTGGTGTTTGTGCTGTTTGGCATTGCCGATTTGTTCCGCTATAATGTGCAGAACTTGTTTGGCATGGAAAAATCCTTCTTGGATGCGACTTGCCTCCCGGTCGGTACGCTCCTGTTCATCTTGTTCTTGATGGTGGGCTATCTTGTCTACATGTACGAGGAACTCATGGACAAGACCGAGAAAGAAGTGCTCCGCCAGATTGCCTATCGCGATGCTTTGACGGGCATTTATAACCGCGCTAAGTGCGATCACATTTTTGAAGTGCTCAACCGCGATGATAGCGACTACGCTATCGTGAGTATCGACGTGAATGGGCTCAAGTACGTGAACGACCACTTTGGACATTCGACGGGTGATAAGCTCCTGTGTGCTTTTGCCGATGTGTTCAAGAACGCGTTTAACGGCATCGGGACGACTATTCGCATGGGCGGTGACGAGTTTGTGGCGATTGTCCGTGCAGAACACCTCTCGGATTTGAATACCGCTTTGAAGACTATGGTGCTTTTGGAAAAAGAAGCCAAGTTGCCGATTGAATTGAATGTTGCTTATGGTTATTCTGTGCGCCGTCGCGGAGATGCCGTGACTGCAATGGACGTTTACCGTATGGCGGATGCTAATATGTACGCCATGAAGCTCGCCTCTAAGCAACAGCGAATGGCATAA
- a CDS encoding MgtC/SapB family protein, protein MMIEFNIFYKLAAALGIGFIIGMQRENSYSRNNSRHPAGLCSFSIVSLCGALSCYLGDLMGSIVPFVVGLVIVGLLLVASHIAYGLSNQNNGGPAGVTTSAALIMIYFLGALCWFNRLLEACILMIVLLWLLAVKRQLHDFAKKISTEDIIATVKFAVISLMILPFLPNRSFGPAGLEVLNPHTIWLFVVFICGIGFVGYVLIKLVGPGKGIWLIGLLGGLASSTALTLNLAGRSVDNEQYAADFTLGIVLSWSVMYARLYLICIFLMPSLALPLLAPLLVPVVPGLGYAAYLKLRESKDHRQKTTDFNNPFKLLPAIKFGLVFTVVMFIANAAHAYFGSGALMICSFLGGAAEMDAVAFSLIDMCRKATLEHHNLILALLFASLANTLTKGCMVYFLGSKSMRRPILPAVGLICGVSVVLIGIYSVV, encoded by the coding sequence ATGATGATTGAGTTCAATATCTTTTATAAGCTTGCGGCGGCGCTGGGTATCGGTTTCATTATCGGTATGCAGCGTGAAAACTCGTATTCCCGCAATAATTCAAGGCACCCCGCTGGGCTGTGCTCGTTTTCGATTGTGAGCCTTTGTGGCGCCTTGTCTTGCTATTTGGGCGACCTGATGGGTTCGATTGTTCCCTTTGTTGTAGGGCTTGTGATTGTCGGGCTTTTGCTTGTGGCAAGCCATATTGCGTACGGCCTTTCGAACCAGAATAATGGAGGGCCTGCGGGGGTCACGACGAGTGCGGCGCTTATCATGATTTATTTCTTGGGGGCGCTTTGCTGGTTCAACCGGCTCTTAGAAGCGTGTATCCTCATGATTGTGCTTTTGTGGCTGTTGGCGGTCAAGCGGCAGCTTCACGATTTTGCGAAAAAGATTTCGACCGAAGACATTATCGCGACCGTCAAGTTTGCGGTGATTTCTCTCATGATTTTGCCGTTCTTGCCGAATCGCTCATTTGGCCCGGCGGGGCTTGAAGTCTTGAATCCGCATACGATTTGGCTTTTTGTCGTGTTCATTTGCGGCATAGGCTTTGTAGGTTATGTGCTCATCAAACTTGTGGGTCCGGGTAAAGGCATTTGGCTTATTGGGCTTTTGGGCGGGCTTGCGAGCAGTACCGCGCTCACGCTGAACTTGGCGGGGCGTAGCGTTGATAACGAACAGTATGCGGCGGACTTTACGCTCGGCATTGTGCTCAGCTGGTCGGTGATGTATGCGCGACTCTACCTCATTTGCATATTCCTGATGCCGTCACTTGCGCTCCCGTTGTTGGCGCCTCTGCTTGTGCCTGTGGTGCCGGGGCTTGGCTATGCGGCGTACTTGAAACTTCGAGAATCTAAGGATCATCGCCAGAAGACGACCGATTTTAACAACCCGTTCAAGCTGTTGCCGGCAATTAAGTTTGGCTTGGTCTTTACGGTGGTCATGTTCATCGCGAATGCGGCTCATGCGTACTTTGGCTCGGGCGCGTTGATGATTTGTAGCTTCTTGGGCGGTGCGGCTGAAATGGATGCTGTGGCATTCTCGCTCATTGACATGTGCCGAAAGGCGACTCTTGAACACCACAACTTGATTTTGGCACTCCTTTTTGCGAGCCTTGCCAATACGCTTACTAAGGGCTGCATGGTGTATTTTCTTGGGTCTAAGTCCATGCGACGCCCGATTCTCCCGGCGGTGGGGCTTATCTGCGGCGTGTCCGTGGTATTAATTGGAATTTACTCGGTGGTATAA
- a CDS encoding hydroxymethylpyrimidine/phosphomethylpyrimidine kinase yields the protein MSEKMKFALTIAGFDGSAGAGILADVKTMAHFGVFCESVCTALTQQNEDEFVAPGWVIWERIEAQLETLFAKRQFKFVKIGLVEKAKVLQRIVEFVREKSPDAYIIWDPIASASAGFHFMRSAERDEFMPVMKQIDLVTPNLDEFGFLGFEQAASRGKFEFGKDFALLLKGGHSTDDEAVDTLWDRDGKQYKFTSPRIPGNGKHGTGCHLSSAILANLAIGHTLPEACQMAKNYLTELLQSGEGRLAKDF from the coding sequence ATGTCTGAAAAAATGAAATTTGCATTGACAATCGCAGGCTTTGATGGCTCTGCGGGCGCTGGAATTTTAGCGGATGTTAAGACGATGGCGCATTTTGGCGTGTTCTGCGAATCTGTATGTACTGCACTCACGCAGCAAAATGAAGATGAATTTGTGGCGCCTGGATGGGTTATCTGGGAACGCATCGAAGCGCAACTTGAAACGTTGTTTGCTAAGCGACAGTTCAAGTTCGTGAAAATCGGACTTGTCGAAAAAGCAAAGGTGCTACAGCGAATTGTAGAATTTGTCCGTGAAAAATCTCCGGATGCCTACATTATCTGGGATCCGATTGCTAGCGCTTCAGCGGGTTTCCACTTTATGCGCTCGGCTGAACGCGATGAATTTATGCCGGTGATGAAGCAGATTGATTTGGTCACTCCGAATCTGGATGAGTTTGGATTCTTGGGATTTGAACAGGCTGCTTCTCGTGGAAAGTTTGAATTCGGGAAGGATTTCGCCCTGCTTTTGAAGGGCGGCCATTCAACGGATGACGAAGCCGTTGATACATTGTGGGATAGGGATGGTAAACAGTACAAGTTCACGAGTCCGCGAATTCCGGGCAATGGTAAACACGGCACCGGTTGCCATTTATCCTCGGCAATTCTTGCAAACCTAGCGATTGGACATACGCTCCCTGAAGCTTGCCAAATGGCAAAGAATTACCTCACCGAGCTATTACAAAGCGGTGAAGGTCGACTTGCAAAGGATTTTTAA